A region from the Chrysoperla carnea chromosome 4, inChrCarn1.1, whole genome shotgun sequence genome encodes:
- the LOC123297263 gene encoding protein mab-21, producing the protein MLVPPDMIAAQSKMVYQMNKYFSERVQARKIQINKTIQEICRVVQDVLKEVEVQEPRFISSLTDYNGRYDGLEVISPVEFEIVIYLNQMGVLNFVDDGTLPGCAVLKLSDGRKRSMSLWVEFITASGYLSARKIRSRFQTLVAQACDKCSYRDIVKMIADTTEVKLRIRERYIVQITPAFKCAGLWPRSAAHWPIPQIPWPHPNLVVEVKTEGFDLLSKECIALQGKQSAMEGDAWVLSFIEAENRLLQGGCRRRCLSILKTLRDRHLDLPGNPVTSYHMKTLLLYECEKHPRELEWDEACLGDRINGIFLQLISCLQCRRCPHYFLPNLDLFKGKSPSALENAAKQVWRLTREMLTNSRCLEKL; encoded by the coding sequence atgttagtGCCACCTGATATGATTGCAGCCCAATCCAAAATGGTCtatcaaatgaataaatattttagtgaaCGTGTTCAAGCgcgaaaaattcaaattaataaaacaatccAAGAAATTTGTCGTGTTGTCCAGGATGTGTTAAAAGAAGTCGAAGTACAAGAACCACGTTTCATATCGTCCTTAACCGATTATAATGGACGGTATGATGGTTTAGAAGTCATATCACCGGTTGAATTTGAAATTGTCATCTATTTAAATCAAATGGGTGTGCTTAATTTTGTGGATGATGGTACATTACCCGGGTGTGCAGTGTTAAAATTAAGTGATGGTCGTAAACGATCGATGTCATTATGGGTGGAATTTATCACGGCATCTGGATATTTATCAGCGCGAAAAATCAGATCACGTTTTCAAACCTTAGTAGCACAAGCTTGTGATAAATGTTCCTATCGTGATATTGTCAAAATGATCGCCGATACAACTGAAGTGAAATTACGCATACGTGAACGATATATCGTACAAATAACCCCCGCATTTAAATGCGCTGGTTTATGGCCCCGATCAGCGGCACATTGGCCAATACCCCAAATACCATGGCCCCATCCTAATTTAGTGGTTGAAGTAAAAACGGAAGGATTTGATTTATTATCGAAGGAATGTATAGCGTTACAAGGTAAACAATCTGCCATGGAAGGTGATGCTTGGGTTTTATCATTTATTGAAGCGGAAAATCGATTGTTACAAGGTGGTTGCCGACGGCGGTgtttaagtatattaaaaacattacgTGATCGTCATTTAGATTTACCTGGGAATCCTGTTACTAGTTACCATATGAAGACTTTACTATTATACGAATGTGAAAAGCATCCGCGGGAATTAGAATGGGACGAAGCATGTTTAGGTGATCGAATTAATGGTATATTCCTACAATTAATATCTTGTTTACAATGTAGACGATGTCCACATTATTTTCTGCCAAATTTAGATTTATTCAAAGGTAAATCACCAAGTGCATTAGAGAATGCAGCAAAACAAGTGTGGCGATTAACACGTGAAATGTTAACAAATAGTCGGTGTTTAGAAAAGTTATAA